The following proteins come from a genomic window of Gossypium raimondii isolate GPD5lz chromosome 5, ASM2569854v1, whole genome shotgun sequence:
- the LOC105771310 gene encoding calcium uniporter protein 4, mitochondrial → MALRKTLGKRPLSCYGITSSLATVENSPISLHTAPRREYVALPDSGERGFFRRFFHLRPLEQPSPGFPKIFSVPVGEKLREKLRGINISGDQLQLEGIAQPRPLPTDARAKVSVEDARKLLRASQIQKLKAKLREIPKSSISYYEFVQICLDRCGNEAQGLELAKVLDHSGNVIVLGNVVFLRPEELAKSMESMISESMALPDDPRRKELEEMEKQKAEIDKKAKAQVRGELYCGLGFLLFQTLGFMRLTFWELSWDVMEPICFFVTSLHFASAYGFFLTTSTEPSFEGYFQRRFKTKQKKLVKAHGFDIEKYNKLRQAFYPNISNALPSLERCSSTTLKHEDEAFL, encoded by the exons ATGGCGCTCCGGAAAACTCTTGGGAAGCGTCCGTTGAGCTGTTATGGAATCACCTCATCGCTTGCTACCGTAGAGAACTCTCCGATCTCACTCCATACCGCACCTCGCCGGGAGTACGTGGCCCTGCCTGATTCCGGTGAAAGAGGATTCTTCCGACGGTTCTTTCACCTGAGGCCTTTGGAACAGCCGTCGCCGGGATTTCCGAAGATCTTCTCGGTTCCTGTGGgtgaaaagttgagagaaaagCTTCGAGGCATAAACATTTCTGGAGATCAGCTTCAGTTGGAAGGAATAGCTCAGCCTCGACCTCTACCAACGGATGCCAGGGCTAAGGTTTCTGTTGAAGATGCGAGGAAGCTATTGAGGGCTTCTCAAATCCAGAAGCTTAAAGCGAAGCTAAGAGAGATTCCAAAAAGTTCGATTTCTTATTACGAGTTTGTTCAGATCTGCCTTGATAGATGTGGAAATGAAGCTCAAGGTTTAGAACTCGCCAAAGTGCTGGATCATTCGGGAAACGTCATTGTTTTAGGGAACGTCGTTTTCCTCCGCCCCGAAGAG TTGGCTAAATCAATGGAAAGCATGATTTCGGAATCGATGGCCCTCCCAGATGACCCAAGAAGAAAAGAGCTAGAAGAAATGGAGAAACAAAAGGCTGAAATAGACAAAAAGGCCAAGGCTCAGGTTCGTGGTGAGCTTTATTGTGGGCTGGGGTTCCTACTGTTTCAAACACTGGGATTCATGAGGCTTACGTTTTGGGAACTAAGTTGGGACGTGATGGAGCCCATATGCTTCTTCGTCACCTCCCTGCACTTTGCCTCTGCCTATGGGTTTTTCCTCACCACTTCCACCGAACCCTCCTTTGAAGGCTATTTTCAACGCCGTTTCAAAACTAAACAAAAGAAACTCGTCAAGGCCCACGGCTTTGACATCGAAAAATACAATAAACTTCGTCAAGCCTTTTATCCCAACATCTCTAATGCCTTGCCGAGCTTGGAGCGTTGCTCCTCTACCACCTTAAAACATGAAGACGAGGCCTTCCTTTGA